A window of the Lolium perenne isolate Kyuss_39 chromosome 7, Kyuss_2.0, whole genome shotgun sequence genome harbors these coding sequences:
- the LOC127317219 gene encoding uncharacterized protein isoform X2 translates to MIMTSEDGDISNLLSEPILPEELAEASGPDDFLPAILEAIIKSKEKEVELSPEEATWADSCFVQTSELSDVDWGAMRKVLLDSLEKPIEEPCDITEVMHRQGTNVISEGEAHTGHVEEDTQNDDMDIEQQGSSFDDEDATEVGEAANVIRGADGHGKQVDGYTTAEPDDGDELVSSEVAEQAESRDSIFKVWDLGVSFSDDEIELVKDLKKLLRDKPQEAAYPPPSDTAKALSEINIDELVSGLSDLSLHQTSECRPSNGDAVAGKQ, encoded by the coding sequence ATGATCATGACTTCTGAAGATGGAGACATCTCCAATCTGCTCTCTGAACCAATTCTACCCGAAGAGCTGGCTGAGGCATCTGGACCCGATGATTTCTTGCCTGCTATATTGGAAGCAATCATCAAATCAAAAGAGAAGGAAGTTGAACTCTCTCCTGAGGAGGCAACTTGGGCGGATTCGTGTTTTGTGCAGACCTCTGAACTGTCAGATGTAGACTGGGGAGCAATGAGGAAAGTCTTGCTCGATTCCCTTGAAAAGCCAATAGAAGAACCCTGTGATATTACTGAAGTCATGCATCGCCAAGGTACCAATGTAATTTCAGAGGGAGAAGCTCACACTGGgcatgttgaagaagatactcagAACGATGACATGGACATCGAGCAACAaggcagcagttttgatgatgaagATGCTACTGAAGTTGGCGAGGCTGCGAATGTAATCAGAGGTGCAGATGGACATGGTAAGCAGGTGGACGGATACACAACAGCGGAACCTGATGATGGTGATGAGTTGGTTTCATCTGAAGTAGCCGAGCAGGCAGAGTCAAGGGATTCTATCTTCAAAGTTTGGGATCTAGGTGTGTCGTTTTCCGATGATGAGATTGAACTCGTCAAGGATCTGAAGAAACTCCTCAGAGACAAGCCCCAGGAGGCTGCGTATCCACCTCCCAGTGACACGGCCAAGGCTTTGAGCGAGATAAACATCGATGAACTTGTGTCGGGCTTGAGTGACTTGTCACTTCATCAAACCAGTGAATGTCGACCATCCAATGGTGATGCTGTGGCAGGAAAGCAGTGA
- the LOC127317219 gene encoding pentatricopeptide repeat-containing protein At1g11290, chloroplastic isoform X1, whose amino-acid sequence MTTLPHWNRLIQLAAASGAYTQCMGHYAALLAAGLRGGDASTFPSLAKSCAALRLPRLGRSLHAHALLAGAASDVFVRTSLLDMYAKCACLPDARRLFDEMPSRTLVSWNCMVTAYSKSSHVEEAVAMFNAMRGLGVRPSAGTLVGLMSWSVNSMATRSLGLCLYGYSLKSGLDADLPVLNSVLTMLVRGGQLHAARLIFDSMSEKSVVSWSAMASGFLQVGNYMEVFGLFNRMQAAGHKLDSVALVNLISAAVLLGNLLVAKGMHALLVKSGFESEKDLVSSLVNLYARCGDLEAAQELFDAVHMKDVVLWTSMITGYVEGGYPDKALTMFDSMLRTDVEPNEATVSSALSACADLGSANQAKKVEDHVVALGLQSDLRVATALIDRYCKCGSVELARKIFDGVNITSRDLAIWSAMINGYACNGEGSEALFLFSEMQKEGVQPDAIVFTHLLTACNYSGLVDEGLRCFRSLTEEYGIEPSVEHYMCIIDLLCKSGHISIAKEFFKKMPIKLQNLVLAPIVSASSSHCADSSMDLVSEELLNLDPQNSGHCILISNMLSCLGEWKKARTYRKLLSKQALVKEPGLSCIELSG is encoded by the coding sequence ATGACCACACTACCCCACTGGAACCGCCTGATCCAGCTCGCCGCCGCGTCCGGGGCCTACACCCAGTGCATGGGGCACTACGCGGCCCTCCTCGCCGCGGGCCTCCGCGGCGGCGACGCCTCCACCTTCCCTTCCCTCGCCAAGTCCTGCGCGGCGCTCCGCTTGCCCCGCCTCGGACGCTCCCTCCACGCGCACGCCCTACTCGCCGGCGCCGCCTCCGATGTCTTCGTCCGCACCTCGCTCCTCGACATGTACGCCAAGTGCGCTTGCCTCCCCGACGCGCGGCGCCTGTTCGACGAGATGCCGAGCCGGACCCTGGTGTCCTGGAACTGCATGGTCACCGCGTATAGCAAGAGCTCTCATGTCGAGGAGGCCGTCGCGATGTTCAATGCGATGCGGGGCCTTGGAGTGAGGCCCAGTGCGGGCACGCTTGTCGGTCTGATGTCTTGGTCTGTGAACTCCATGGCCACGAGAAGTCTCGGCTTGTGCTTGTACGGTTATAGCCTGAAATCTGGACTTGATGCCGATTTGCCGGTGTTAAACTCCGTGCTCACCATGCTTGTCCGCGGTGGGCAGCTGCACGCTGCGCGGTTGATTTTTGACTCTATGAGTGAGAAGTCTGTAGTTTCTTGGAGTGCAATGGCGTCGGGGTTTTTGCAGGTTGGCAACTATATGGAAGTGTTTGGTCTGTTCAACCGCATGCAGGCTGCTGGGCACAAGCTTGATTCGGTGGCACTTGTTAACCTGATCTCAGCCGCTGTTCTGTTAGGGAACCTGTTGGTGGCCAAGGGCATGCATGCTCTTCTGGTAAAGAGTGGTTTTGAATCTGAGAAAGATCTCGTGTCATCGCTGGTTAACTTGTATGCCAGGTGTGGAGACCTTGAGGCTGCTCAAGAGCTCTTTGATGCAGTTCACATGAAGGATGTAGTGCTGTGGACTTCAATGATAACTGGATATGTTGAAGGTGGCTATCCAGACAAGGCACTGACGATGTTTGATAGCATGTTGCGCACAGATGTAGAGCCGAATGAGGCAACAGTTTCGTCAGCTCTTTCAGCTTGTGCCGATCTGGGGTCTGCTAATCAGGCGAAAAAGGTTGAGGATCATGTGGTAGCACTCGGGCTGCAGTCAGATCTGCGAGTTGCTACCGCACTGATCGACAGATACTGCAAGTGCGGTAGTGTTGAGCTGGCTAGGAAAATATTTGATGGTGTTAACATCACCAGTAGGGACTTAGCTATCTGGAGTGCCATGATCAATGGATATGCCTGCAATGGAGAAGGCAGTGAAGCTCTCTTCCTTTTCAGTGAGATGCAAAAGGAAGGTGTTCAGCCAGATGCCATTGTCTTTACTCATCTATTAACAGCATGCAATTATTCTGGTCTAGTAGACGAAGGCCTTCGGTGCTTTCGCAGTTTGACAGAGGAATATGGCATCGAACCATCTGTTGAGCACTATATGTGCATAATTGATTTGCTATGTAAATCTGGTCATATTAGTATCGCTAAGGAGTTCTTTAAGAAGATGCCTATTAAATTACAGAATCTTGTTTTGGCTCCTATTGTTAGTGCATCCAGTTCCCACTGTGCTGATTCTTCGATGGATTTGGTATCAGAGGAACTACTTAACCTAGACCCTCAAAATTCTGGTCACTGCATCCTGATTTCTAATATGCTAAGTTGTTTGGGGGAGTGGAAGAAGGCCAGGACTTATAGGAAGCTATTAAGCAAGCAAGCATTAGTCAAGGAACCTGGACTGAGCTGTATTGAACTGAGTGGCTAA